The following coding sequences are from one Perognathus longimembris pacificus isolate PPM17 chromosome 13, ASM2315922v1, whole genome shotgun sequence window:
- the LOC125362319 gene encoding membrane-spanning 4-domains subfamily A member 8-like codes for MVSSMLPGMILFGGALIFCIVQLCLAQRSSRNGSQLACCQFNNVYVLDLNDYTTRSPTPLRRRTSLLPGLRSSTENQLLRKQN; via the exons ATGGTGAGCTCCATG CTGCCTGGGATGATTCTCTTCGGCGGGGCGCTCATCTTCTGCATCGTGCAGTTATGCCTGGCCCAGAGGTCATCGCGAAATGGCTCCCAACTGGCTTGCTGCCAGTTCAACAAT GTGTATGTACTGGACCTCAATGACTACACAACAAGATCACCAACTCCTTTAAGACGCCGGACAAGTCTGTTACCTGGCTTGCGTAGTTCCACTGAAAACCAGCTCCTCAGAAAGCAAAACTAA
- the Ms4a15 gene encoding membrane-spanning 4-domains subfamily A member 15 isoform X1, whose translation MQECRDSGERAAGTATLAANNTSGLRPPPTLLPTSMCQPPGIMQFEDPPLGAQAPRATQPPDLRPVDTFLTGEPKALGTVQILIGLIHLGFGSVLLMVRRGPLGMLFIEGGVPFWGGACFIISGSLSVAAEKNHTSCLVRSSLGTNILSAMAAFAGTAILLMDFGVTNWDVGRGYLAVLTIFTILEFFIAVIATHFGCQATRAQANASVIFLPNAFSTDFNIPSPTASPPPAYDNVAYVPKESSE comes from the exons ATGCAGGAGTGCAGAGACAGCGGGGAGCGAGCGGCCGGCACAGCGACCCTGGCAG CCAACAACACCAGCGGCCTCCGCCCACCCCCCACTCTTCTGCCCACCTCCATGTGCCAGCCTCCCGGAATCATGCAGTTCGAGGACCCGCCGCTAGGGGCGCAAGCACCCAGGGCCACCCAACCCCCTGACCTGCGTCCTGTGGACACGTTTCTGACTGGAGAGCCCAAAGCTTTGGGG ACGGTGCAGATCCTCATCGGCCTCATCCACCTGGGCTTCGGCAGCGTGCTGCTCATGGTCCGCCGCGGCCCCCTGGGCATGCTCTTCATCGAGGGTGGCGTCCCCTTCTGGGGCGGAGCCTGC TTCATCATCTCCGGCTCCCTCTCTGTGGCAGCTGAGAAGAACCACACCAGCTGCCTG GTGAGGAGCAGCCTGGGAACCAACATTCTCAGCGCCATGGCGGCCTTCGCTGGGACAGCCATCTTGCTCATGGATTTCGGCGTCACTAACTGG GATGTGGGCAGGGGCTACCTGGCTGTGCTCACCATCTTCACCATCCTGGAGTTCTTTATCGCCGTCATTGCTACCCACTTCGGATGTCAAGCCACTCGCGCCCAAGCCAACGCG TCTGTGATTTTCCTGCCAAATGCCTTCAGCACAGACTTCAACATCCCCAGCCCAACGGCCTCTCCACCCCCTGCCTATGACAACGTGGCCTACGTGCCAAAGGAATCGTCCGAGTAG
- the Ms4a15 gene encoding membrane-spanning 4-domains subfamily A member 15 isoform X2: MSAPPASNGVFVVIPPNNTSGLRPPPTLLPTSMCQPPGIMQFEDPPLGAQAPRATQPPDLRPVDTFLTGEPKALGTVQILIGLIHLGFGSVLLMVRRGPLGMLFIEGGVPFWGGACFIISGSLSVAAEKNHTSCLVRSSLGTNILSAMAAFAGTAILLMDFGVTNWDVGRGYLAVLTIFTILEFFIAVIATHFGCQATRAQANASVIFLPNAFSTDFNIPSPTASPPPAYDNVAYVPKESSE, from the exons ATGTCCGCCCCTCCGGCCAGCAATGGAGTGTTTGTCGTCATCCCACCCAACAACACCAGCGGCCTCCGCCCACCCCCCACTCTTCTGCCCACCTCCATGTGCCAGCCTCCCGGAATCATGCAGTTCGAGGACCCGCCGCTAGGGGCGCAAGCACCCAGGGCCACCCAACCCCCTGACCTGCGTCCTGTGGACACGTTTCTGACTGGAGAGCCCAAAGCTTTGGGG ACGGTGCAGATCCTCATCGGCCTCATCCACCTGGGCTTCGGCAGCGTGCTGCTCATGGTCCGCCGCGGCCCCCTGGGCATGCTCTTCATCGAGGGTGGCGTCCCCTTCTGGGGCGGAGCCTGC TTCATCATCTCCGGCTCCCTCTCTGTGGCAGCTGAGAAGAACCACACCAGCTGCCTG GTGAGGAGCAGCCTGGGAACCAACATTCTCAGCGCCATGGCGGCCTTCGCTGGGACAGCCATCTTGCTCATGGATTTCGGCGTCACTAACTGG GATGTGGGCAGGGGCTACCTGGCTGTGCTCACCATCTTCACCATCCTGGAGTTCTTTATCGCCGTCATTGCTACCCACTTCGGATGTCAAGCCACTCGCGCCCAAGCCAACGCG TCTGTGATTTTCCTGCCAAATGCCTTCAGCACAGACTTCAACATCCCCAGCCCAACGGCCTCTCCACCCCCTGCCTATGACAACGTGGCCTACGTGCCAAAGGAATCGTCCGAGTAG